The following are encoded together in the Meriones unguiculatus strain TT.TT164.6M chromosome 16, Bangor_MerUng_6.1, whole genome shotgun sequence genome:
- the Smim29 gene encoding small integral membrane protein 29 isoform X1, whose product MSNTTVPNAPQANSDSMVMYVQKKKRVDRLRHHLLPMYSYDPAEELHEAEQELLSDVGDPKVVHGWQNSYQHKRMPLLDIKT is encoded by the exons ATGAGCAACACGACAGTGCCCAATGCCCCCCAGGCCAACAGCGACTCGATG GTAATGTATGTGCAGAAGAAAAAGCG GGTGGACCGGCTTCGCCATCACCTGCTCCCCATGTACAGCTATGACCCTGCAGAAGAGCTCCATGAGGCTGAGCAGGAGCTGCTGTCTGATGTGGGAGACCCCAAG GTGGTACACGGCTGGCAGAACAGCTACCAGCACAAGAGGATGCCCCTGCTGGACATCAAGACCTGA
- the Smim29 gene encoding small integral membrane protein 29 isoform X2 → MSNTTVPNAPQANSDSMVGYVLGPFFLITLVGVVVAVVMYVQKKKRVDRLRHHLLPMYSYDPAEELHEAEQELLSDVGDPKVVHGWQNSYQHKRMPLLDIKT, encoded by the exons ATGAGCAACACGACAGTGCCCAATGCCCCCCAGGCCAACAGCGACTCGATGGTGGGCTATGTGTTGGGGCCCTTCTTCCTCATCACCCTGGTCGGGGTGGTGGTGGCTGTG GTAATGTATGTGCAGAAGAAAAAGCG GGTGGACCGGCTTCGCCATCACCTGCTCCCCATGTACAGCTATGACCCTGCAGAAGAGCTCCATGAGGCTGAGCAGGAGCTGCTGTCTGATGTGGGAGACCCCAAG GTGGTACACGGCTGGCAGAACAGCTACCAGCACAAGAGGATGCCCCTGCTGGACATCAAGACCTGA
- the Hmga1 gene encoding high mobility group protein HMG-I/HMG-Y isoform X2, with protein sequence MSESGSKSSQALASKQEKDGAEKRGRGRPRKQPPVSPGTALVGSQKEPSEVPTPKRPRGRPKGSKNKGAAKTRKVTTAPGRKPRGRPKKLEKEEEEGVSQESSEEEQ encoded by the exons ATGAGTGAGTCGGGCTCCAAGTCCAGCCAGGCCCTGGCCTCCAAGCAGGAAAAGGACGGGGCTGAGAAGCGAGGCCGGGGCAGGCCGCGCAAGCAGCCTCCGGTGAGCCCTGGGACGGCGCTGGTCGGGAGCCAG AAGGAGCCCAGTGAAGTGCCAACACCGAAGAGACCTCGGGGCCGACCAAAGGGAAGCAAAAATAAGGGAGCCGCCAAGACACGG AAAGTTACCACAGCTCCAGGGAGGAAACCCAGGGGCAGGCCCAAGAAGTTG gagaaggaggaagaagagggcgTCTCCCAGGAGTCCTCGGAGGAGGAGCAGTAA
- the Smim29 gene encoding small integral membrane protein 29 isoform X3, whose translation MPPRPTATRWWAMCWGPSSSSPWSGWWWLWVDRLRHHLLPMYSYDPAEELHEAEQELLSDVGDPKVVHGWQNSYQHKRMPLLDIKT comes from the exons ATGCCCCCCAGGCCAACAGCGACTCGATGGTGGGCTATGTGTTGGGGCCCTTCTTCCTCATCACCCTGGTCGGGGTGGTGGTGGCTGTG GGTGGACCGGCTTCGCCATCACCTGCTCCCCATGTACAGCTATGACCCTGCAGAAGAGCTCCATGAGGCTGAGCAGGAGCTGCTGTCTGATGTGGGAGACCCCAAG GTGGTACACGGCTGGCAGAACAGCTACCAGCACAAGAGGATGCCCCTGCTGGACATCAAGACCTGA